The following proteins are co-located in the Legionella busanensis genome:
- a CDS encoding ThuA domain-containing protein yields the protein MAARLKNKLSVLVWSEGTEPKEIYPMGINGHIASFLAEKADIDSQAISFSDDSFGIKKDTLKQADVLIWFGHKKHQDLPDEIANQIREAVERGMGFIALHSSHFSKPFKKILNTSGQWQSYRDTGEPEHIEILLPHHPIAAGITNFTIPQTEIYEEPFEVPPPDEVIMQGKWNENLISREVLTWQIHQGKIVYIRAGHEDYPIYFMPQMQRLIINSVYWTVSFNH from the coding sequence ATGGCCGCGAGATTAAAAAACAAGCTAAGTGTATTAGTATGGTCTGAAGGAACAGAACCAAAAGAAATATATCCTATGGGGATTAATGGTCATATTGCTAGTTTTTTAGCAGAAAAAGCTGATATAGATAGTCAAGCTATAAGCTTTAGTGATGATAGCTTTGGTATTAAAAAAGATACGCTCAAACAAGCGGATGTATTAATTTGGTTTGGCCATAAAAAACATCAGGATTTACCAGATGAAATAGCTAATCAAATTAGGGAGGCTGTCGAACGAGGCATGGGCTTTATTGCTCTGCATTCCTCACATTTTTCTAAACCATTTAAAAAAATTCTCAACACTAGCGGTCAATGGCAGAGTTACAGAGACACAGGAGAGCCTGAGCATATTGAAATACTTCTACCGCATCATCCTATTGCTGCGGGTATAACTAACTTTACTATTCCACAAACAGAAATTTATGAAGAACCTTTTGAAGTGCCACCACCTGATGAAGTCATCATGCAGGGTAAATGGAATGAGAATCTAATAAGTCGAGAAGTTTTAACTTGGCAAATTCATCAGGGCAAAATTGTTTATATTCGCGCCGGCCATGAAGATTATCCAATTTATTTTATGCCACAAATGCAAAGATTAATTATAAATTCCGTTTATTGGACGGTAAGCTTTAACCATTAA
- the tolB gene encoding Tol-Pal system beta propeller repeat protein TolB, whose protein sequence is MLKKVIALLFIVFAKSLFALDLELTQGVNSALPIAINSFGYDSVSQELTNVINNDLRFSGRFKLVTLPSNSAEDVSFNVWRQAGADSLLTGHVIKTGFNHYEVSFKLIDAVAQGRVLLTQSFQVGAKEMRSLAHHISDLVYEKLTGEKGVFSTRIAYVLVQRQGGRSRYFLEVADVDGHNPQSLLVSTAPLMSPSWSPDGRQIAYVSFEKKKAQVFIVNVATGRRTLVTDFMGINGAPSWSPDGRQLAVVLSKGGSPKIYSVDLSNGSLKQLTFGESIDTEPRFAPDNRSLLFTSGRGGSPQIYKLSLADGNISRVTYEGNYNARASYTPDQKHIVMLHRDDTSRFTIAVQEIGKNYINQLTFSPVAESPSVSPNGRLILYATRYQDKGILGMVSIDGRVKVRLPTREGDVQEPAWSPYLG, encoded by the coding sequence ATGCTTAAGAAAGTTATAGCACTACTATTTATTGTGTTTGCAAAATCTTTGTTTGCATTGGATTTGGAACTAACACAAGGTGTTAATTCCGCTTTACCAATTGCTATTAATTCGTTTGGTTATGATAGTGTAAGTCAAGAATTAACTAATGTAATTAATAATGACTTACGTTTTTCGGGTCGCTTTAAACTAGTTACGCTACCCAGTAATTCAGCTGAAGATGTGTCATTTAATGTATGGCGTCAGGCAGGGGCAGATAGCTTATTAACAGGCCATGTTATAAAAACTGGATTTAATCATTATGAAGTTAGTTTCAAGCTCATTGATGCGGTAGCACAAGGCCGCGTATTGTTAACGCAAAGCTTTCAAGTGGGCGCTAAAGAGATGCGTTCATTAGCTCACCATATTAGTGACTTAGTGTATGAGAAACTAACTGGTGAAAAAGGTGTTTTTTCTACTCGCATTGCCTATGTACTGGTACAAAGACAAGGCGGACGTTCTAGATATTTCCTTGAAGTGGCAGATGTTGATGGCCATAATCCGCAAAGTTTACTTGTATCAACAGCGCCGCTTATGTCACCTTCATGGTCTCCTGATGGTCGTCAGATTGCCTATGTTTCTTTTGAAAAGAAAAAAGCCCAAGTTTTTATCGTCAATGTTGCTACTGGACGAAGAACATTAGTCACTGATTTTATGGGTATAAATGGCGCTCCATCTTGGTCGCCTGATGGACGACAACTTGCTGTAGTGCTTTCTAAAGGGGGTAGCCCTAAAATATATAGCGTTGATTTAAGCAATGGTAGTTTAAAACAATTAACGTTTGGGGAATCTATCGACACTGAACCCAGGTTTGCGCCTGATAATCGTTCTTTACTCTTTACTTCTGGACGTGGGGGCTCACCGCAAATTTATAAGTTATCACTTGCTGATGGTAATATCAGTCGGGTAACTTATGAAGGTAATTATAATGCGCGCGCATCTTATACGCCTGATCAAAAACATATTGTTATGTTGCATCGCGATGATACGAGTCGCTTTACCATTGCCGTACAGGAAATTGGTAAAAATTATATAAATCAATTAACCTTTTCGCCGGTAGCTGAGTCACCTTCTGTTTCACCAAATGGTCGACTCATTTTATATGCAACTCGCTATCAGGATAAAGGTATATTAGGGATGGTTTCAATTGATGGCCGCGTTAAAGTACGTCTTCCTACTCGGGAAGGAGATGTACAAGAACCCGCATGGTCGCCATATTTAGGATAA
- a CDS encoding YgfZ/GcvT domain-containing protein, producing MNQESYVINTRVYNTFQNINQELILNSNKNYLFDLSYLAILSIEGNQAESFLQGQLTCDVRDINHTTMRQGALCNLKGRIQALLDIVKSTTYQLILPTDLIADTQTSLSKVAMLSRVQLSIKNNYKVYGFYLGNKHDKLLPKTHLPTEKYGLSINENGYCYCIDGSHFIIISSIANQDALTAPFISNQQFCGSLAWHYLRIKQAKVEIYPNTRGLFLPHRLELHNQGYINFNKGCYKGQEIIARTHYRAKLKHHLAVFTIKIEQPFNAGDKLFDESAQREVGEVIDYCPLSTDGEFLIAASILHDHPNKVIIAGQQQPITLEKR from the coding sequence ATGAACCAAGAGTCTTACGTCATCAATACACGCGTCTATAACACGTTTCAAAATATCAATCAGGAACTTATTTTAAATAGTAATAAAAATTATCTTTTTGATTTATCCTATTTAGCAATATTAAGTATTGAAGGCAACCAAGCTGAATCTTTTTTACAAGGACAATTAACTTGTGATGTGCGGGATATAAACCATACTACTATGCGTCAAGGCGCATTATGTAATTTAAAAGGACGCATCCAAGCATTACTGGATATTGTTAAATCTACAACTTACCAGCTCATTTTACCCACCGATCTCATTGCAGATACACAAACAAGTTTGAGTAAAGTGGCTATGTTATCGCGCGTGCAATTAAGTATTAAGAATAACTATAAAGTATATGGTTTTTATTTAGGTAACAAGCATGACAAATTACTACCTAAAACTCACTTACCCACCGAAAAATATGGTTTATCTATAAATGAGAATGGTTATTGTTATTGTATTGACGGATCGCATTTTATAATTATTAGCTCTATAGCTAATCAAGATGCCTTAACAGCGCCATTTATAAGTAATCAACAATTTTGTGGCTCATTGGCTTGGCATTATCTACGAATCAAACAAGCAAAAGTAGAGATTTATCCTAATACGCGTGGTTTATTCTTACCTCATCGCCTTGAGCTTCATAATCAAGGCTATATCAATTTTAATAAGGGATGTTATAAAGGACAAGAAATTATTGCGCGTACTCATTATCGAGCTAAACTCAAACATCACTTAGCAGTTTTTACAATTAAAATTGAGCAACCCTTCAATGCCGGGGATAAACTCTTTGATGAATCAGCTCAGCGCGAAGTAGGAGAAGTTATTGATTATTGCCCTTTATCAACAGATGGTGAATTTTTAATCGCAGCAAGTATTCTACACGACCATCCTAATAAAGTTATTATTGCAGGCCAACAACAACCTATTACATTAGAGAAAAGATAA
- the tolR gene encoding protein TolR, translating to MLRKKRTSIRPVAEINVVPYIDVMLVLLVIFMITAPLLTQGVTVDLPKAASESLASGDREPIIVSVNQQGDYFLNIHSQPNNPIEPHALMVRVAAELELAKQTHQALNVLVKGDQGVSYGKVVAAMGLLKQAGAEQVGLLTDSANVTQEYQG from the coding sequence ATGTTAAGAAAAAAGCGAACTAGTATACGTCCAGTAGCTGAAATAAATGTGGTGCCTTATATTGATGTTATGCTTGTTTTATTAGTTATCTTTATGATTACCGCACCTCTACTTACACAAGGCGTGACGGTTGACTTACCTAAAGCTGCCAGTGAGTCCTTAGCATCTGGCGACCGAGAGCCTATTATTGTATCTGTGAATCAGCAAGGTGATTATTTTCTAAATATTCATAGCCAGCCTAATAATCCTATTGAACCACATGCTCTTATGGTACGCGTTGCTGCTGAATTAGAATTAGCAAAACAAACACACCAGGCTCTAAACGTCCTTGTTAAAGGTGATCAAGGTGTTTCTTATGGTAAAGTTGTTGCTGCTATGGGATTACTTAAACAAGCAGGAGCAGAGCAGGTTGGCTTATTAACAGATTCTGCAAATGTAACACAGGAGTATCAGGGATGA
- the tolA gene encoding cell envelope integrity protein TolA codes for MIDNSYRKSFFIALFLHLVLGILLFTESMSSRPVLVKETENKPGQIITAEVADQPKPEIVKAVSVDSKEVMDTVNHLKEERVKQQKAEQDRQLELKKQAEAARKARLQEQQRLAKLKEEAAKLALAKKKAIEEEQKRLKQLALQREQETKRLEDLKNKQKQLEQKQRQEAEKLALLKQEEQINLARAEQEKKEKEELEKEAKAQAERYRAEQAAKEAADKAKIAGEVNKYKAMIINAISQQWILPENVNDNLSSQFRIRLAPSGEVLEVSLIRSSGDPILDRSAQTAIYKASPLPVPTDPTTFDLFRDISLTVRPENVRG; via the coding sequence ATGATTGATAATAGTTATCGTAAATCATTTTTTATTGCTCTTTTTTTACATCTTGTTTTAGGTATTTTACTATTCACTGAATCGATGAGCAGTAGACCTGTTTTAGTTAAAGAAACTGAAAATAAGCCAGGCCAGATAATAACTGCAGAGGTAGCAGATCAGCCTAAGCCTGAGATTGTAAAAGCAGTAAGTGTTGACAGTAAAGAAGTCATGGACACGGTAAATCACTTAAAAGAAGAGCGAGTTAAACAACAAAAAGCGGAGCAAGATCGTCAACTTGAATTAAAAAAACAAGCTGAAGCTGCTCGTAAGGCACGTTTGCAAGAGCAACAGCGGTTAGCTAAATTAAAGGAAGAGGCTGCTAAATTAGCTTTAGCTAAAAAGAAAGCAATAGAAGAAGAGCAAAAACGTTTAAAACAATTGGCGTTACAAAGAGAGCAAGAAACGAAGCGTTTAGAGGACCTCAAAAATAAACAGAAGCAATTAGAGCAGAAACAGCGCCAAGAGGCAGAAAAGCTTGCATTGCTTAAACAAGAGGAACAAATAAATTTAGCTCGTGCAGAGCAAGAAAAAAAAGAAAAAGAAGAGCTTGAGAAGGAAGCAAAAGCGCAAGCAGAGCGATATCGTGCAGAACAAGCAGCTAAAGAGGCTGCAGACAAAGCAAAGATTGCAGGCGAGGTTAATAAATATAAGGCGATGATTATTAATGCCATTAGCCAGCAATGGATTCTGCCTGAAAATGTAAATGATAATTTATCCAGTCAATTTAGGATTCGTTTGGCTCCTAGTGGAGAGGTTTTGGAAGTAAGTTTAATACGCAGTAGTGGTGATCCAATACTTGATCGCTCAGCACAAACAGCTATTTATAAAGCATCACCATTACCTGTGCCAACTGACCCAACCACTTTTGATTTATTCCGCGATATTAGTTTAACCGTAAGACCTGAAAATGTTAGGGGGTAG
- the ybgC gene encoding tol-pal system-associated acyl-CoA thioesterase — MNLKETYQTNFRVYIEDTDAMGIVYHANYLRFFERARSEMLRQAGLPLTKLAMLDYYFSISDIKLHYYYPARLDDVLSISTFISDKTSCSLLFEQTMEAKEKLLCQGTIKVVCINKEMKPKRLPDNLANVLN, encoded by the coding sequence ATGAATCTTAAAGAAACTTATCAAACTAACTTTCGCGTCTACATCGAAGATACCGATGCTATGGGTATTGTTTATCATGCTAATTATCTTCGCTTTTTTGAGCGTGCACGTTCAGAAATGTTAAGGCAGGCTGGTTTACCTTTAACTAAGCTCGCAATGCTTGATTATTATTTTTCAATTTCAGATATTAAATTGCATTACTATTACCCTGCGCGCTTAGATGATGTATTATCTATCAGCACTTTTATTAGCGATAAAACGAGCTGTAGTTTGTTGTTTGAACAAACAATGGAAGCTAAAGAAAAGTTGCTCTGCCAGGGCACTATTAAAGTTGTATGTATAAATAAGGAAATGAAACCAAAGCGTTTACCAGATAACTTAGCTAACGTTTTAAATTAA
- the tolQ gene encoding protein TolQ, translating to MGSHASVLGYFVQAGIVVKLVMLILLVASIFSWTLILQRAWYFSRKRREYNDFTKRFWESTDLSKLYSDIDSSPREKHGLASIFHAGFKEYIRIRKHGAVILEPIQRVMQINHTKEANKLERHLPYFASVGSIAPYIGLFGTVWGIMTSLQALGQAQQATIGMVAPGISEALVATALGLFTAIPAVIAYNRYSTRANHLLNQYDLFQDELVALIEQQTAVPVRG from the coding sequence ATGGGTAGCCATGCCAGTGTTTTGGGTTATTTTGTACAAGCAGGTATTGTTGTAAAACTTGTAATGTTGATTTTACTTGTTGCATCAATTTTTTCATGGACACTTATATTACAACGAGCTTGGTATTTTAGTCGTAAACGACGCGAATATAACGATTTTACTAAGCGGTTTTGGGAAAGCACAGATTTAAGTAAGTTATACAGTGACATCGATAGTAGCCCCCGCGAAAAACATGGATTAGCCTCAATTTTTCATGCAGGCTTTAAAGAGTATATTCGGATTAGAAAACATGGTGCTGTCATACTTGAACCTATTCAGCGCGTAATGCAAATTAATCATACTAAAGAAGCCAATAAACTTGAGCGCCACCTCCCTTATTTTGCCTCAGTAGGATCTATTGCACCTTATATTGGTTTATTTGGAACAGTTTGGGGAATAATGACGTCATTGCAAGCATTAGGCCAAGCTCAACAGGCAACGATTGGCATGGTAGCGCCTGGTATTTCAGAAGCTTTAGTAGCAACAGCATTAGGCTTATTTACCGCCATTCCTGCTGTGATTGCTTATAATCGTTATTCAACTCGGGCAAATCATTTATTAAATCAGTACGATTTATTTCAAGATGAATTAGTTGCTTTAATTGAACAGCAAACTGCAGTGCCAGTTAGAGGGTAA
- a CDS encoding S1/P1 nuclease has product MKKKVSVIGLGISLGFSVSTFAWNSTGHRIVAQIAYDQLTPQAKQIYNSYNHALDEVYGPKSLVSAAPWLDRLRYRNELWLQPLHYVDIPYSIDKTPIAEPDKINAIFAINEATAILKNKTTTTYDKGFSLRVLLHVIGDIHQPMHAVSLFSKAYPNGDQGGNLIMLASNSVANNLHAFWDNGGGYLKKQSTYQEIVKKARNLEKRWPCETNVEVLNPSQWAEESHQLAVELAYLVKNGDKPSKAYQHSVKTTVKQRLATAGCRLGNLLNKLAKN; this is encoded by the coding sequence ATGAAAAAAAAAGTTTCCGTAATAGGTTTAGGGATAAGTTTAGGATTTAGTGTAAGTACGTTTGCTTGGAATAGTACAGGTCATCGTATTGTTGCTCAAATTGCTTACGATCAATTAACGCCGCAGGCAAAACAAATTTATAATTCATATAACCATGCACTTGATGAAGTGTATGGTCCTAAATCACTTGTTAGCGCCGCACCTTGGCTAGATCGTTTACGCTATCGAAATGAACTGTGGCTGCAGCCATTACATTATGTTGATATTCCTTATTCAATTGATAAAACGCCTATTGCTGAGCCTGATAAAATTAATGCTATATTTGCTATCAATGAAGCCACTGCTATTTTAAAAAATAAAACAACCACTACTTATGATAAGGGTTTCAGTTTGCGTGTTTTGTTACATGTAATTGGGGATATTCATCAACCAATGCATGCAGTTAGTTTATTTAGTAAAGCTTACCCTAACGGGGACCAGGGCGGAAATTTGATTATGTTAGCATCTAATTCGGTAGCTAATAATTTACATGCCTTTTGGGATAATGGTGGTGGATATTTAAAGAAGCAATCTACTTATCAGGAAATAGTAAAAAAAGCTCGTAATTTAGAAAAGCGCTGGCCTTGCGAAACAAATGTTGAAGTATTAAACCCAAGCCAGTGGGCTGAAGAATCACATCAGTTAGCAGTTGAGTTGGCTTATTTAGTAAAGAATGGCGATAAACCATCTAAGGCATACCAGCATTCTGTCAAAACGACAGTTAAGCAACGGTTAGCTACAGCGGGGTGCCGACTTGGAAATTTATTAAATAAACTTGCTAAAAATTAA
- a CDS encoding helix-turn-helix transcriptional regulator: METLNHYLFKDFYLVKQIPGFLFIKDLQGRIVNASSDFIAATGYKTLRDVSGKTDFDLPWATHALEYLRWDQEVAKGYLLMNHLEQHCHANSSYFEVVVNKSPLTNAAGEIIGIIGLYTMSPQVKANDLLETNLQTIYGQQKKCLKYVIQGLSAKEIAKKMDLSHRTIEYYLQILRRKLACRNKAELIIKASRFLQTNEFE; encoded by the coding sequence ATGGAAACACTTAATCATTATCTTTTTAAGGATTTTTACCTTGTTAAACAAATTCCTGGATTTTTATTTATCAAAGATTTGCAAGGCCGAATCGTTAATGCAAGTTCTGACTTTATAGCAGCGACAGGTTATAAAACCCTGCGTGATGTAAGCGGTAAAACTGATTTTGATTTACCCTGGGCTACTCATGCTTTGGAATATTTACGCTGGGATCAGGAAGTAGCTAAAGGTTATCTTTTAATGAATCATTTAGAACAGCATTGTCATGCAAACTCATCTTATTTCGAAGTAGTCGTTAATAAATCTCCCTTAACTAATGCTGCTGGAGAAATTATAGGTATTATAGGTTTATACACTATGTCACCTCAGGTTAAAGCCAATGACCTCTTGGAAACGAATTTGCAAACAATCTATGGGCAACAAAAGAAATGCCTTAAATATGTTATTCAAGGGTTATCAGCAAAAGAGATCGCGAAGAAGATGGACCTCTCTCACCGAACTATAGAGTATTATTTGCAAATTTTACGCAGGAAACTGGCTTGTCGAAATAAAGCTGAGCTAATTATCAAAGCGAGTCGTTTTCTGCAAACAAATGAATTTGAGTAG
- the ruvB gene encoding Holliday junction branch migration DNA helicase RuvB has protein sequence MLQSDRLISATAGQEDAIERAIRPLSLEDYIGQDAVRQQMRIFIDAAKNRQDALDHVLVFGPPGLGKTTLAGIIAHELGVNLKQTSGPVLERAGDIAALLTNLEENDVLFIDEIHRLNPVIEEVLYPAMEDYKLDIMIGEGPSARSIKLELPPFTLIGATTRAGSLTSPLRDRFGIVQRLEFYSVDALTKIVARSARLLKVSTDEEGAREIAIRSRGTPRIANRLLRRVRDYAEVCGKGIITLEIAKLALQMLEVDQHGFDIMDRKLLMAVIERFAGGPVGVESIAAAIGEEKGTIEDVIEPYLIQQGFLMRTARGRVASELAYQHLGIVSPTHEPVDES, from the coding sequence ATGTTGCAAAGTGATCGCCTCATAAGTGCTACCGCTGGTCAAGAAGATGCTATTGAGCGAGCTATTCGTCCTTTAAGTCTTGAAGATTATATTGGGCAAGATGCGGTTCGCCAACAAATGCGCATTTTTATTGATGCTGCCAAAAATAGGCAAGACGCCCTTGATCATGTATTGGTTTTTGGGCCGCCGGGACTGGGAAAAACAACATTAGCAGGGATTATTGCTCATGAGCTTGGGGTCAATTTAAAACAAACCTCCGGCCCTGTGTTGGAACGTGCTGGCGATATTGCTGCACTTCTTACTAATCTTGAAGAAAATGATGTTCTTTTCATTGACGAAATTCATCGTTTAAACCCAGTCATTGAAGAAGTACTTTACCCAGCGATGGAAGATTATAAATTAGATATTATGATTGGTGAGGGTCCATCAGCTCGTTCTATTAAACTTGAATTACCACCTTTTACTTTAATTGGAGCTACGACTCGGGCAGGGTCCTTAACTTCACCTTTGCGCGATCGCTTTGGCATTGTACAACGTTTAGAATTTTATTCCGTAGATGCCCTCACAAAAATTGTAGCTCGCTCAGCTCGTTTATTGAAAGTTTCAACAGATGAAGAAGGCGCACGTGAAATTGCAATACGTTCGCGAGGAACGCCTCGAATTGCTAATCGCCTTTTAAGACGAGTACGGGATTATGCTGAAGTATGCGGTAAAGGTATCATAACCTTAGAAATAGCAAAACTTGCTTTACAAATGTTAGAGGTTGATCAACATGGTTTTGATATTATGGATAGAAAATTATTAATGGCCGTAATTGAACGATTTGCAGGGGGGCCTGTAGGTGTTGAGAGTATTGCTGCCGCTATTGGTGAAGAAAAAGGAACGATTGAAGATGTTATTGAACCTTATCTTATTCAACAAGGTTTTCTGATGCGTACGGCACGAGGTAGAGTAGCCTCTGAGTTAGCCTATCAGCATTTGGGAATAGTATCGCCCACTCATGAGCCCGTTGATGAATCTTAA
- a CDS encoding succinate dehydrogenase assembly factor 2, whose amino-acid sequence MDQTRKAKIKWHCRRGMLELDLLLNQFIEQSLDKLQDNQVSVFEQLLNTSDPELYCWLMGSEKPADKEMLAIVELIQMHNRVK is encoded by the coding sequence ATTGATCAAACTCGAAAAGCGAAAATAAAGTGGCACTGCCGTCGTGGAATGCTAGAGCTTGATTTACTACTTAACCAATTTATTGAACAATCATTAGATAAACTACAAGATAATCAAGTCAGTGTATTTGAGCAGCTACTTAATACATCTGACCCGGAATTATACTGTTGGTTAATGGGTAGTGAAAAACCAGCTGATAAGGAGATGTTAGCCATTGTTGAACTTATCCAGATGCATAATCGAGTTAAATAA
- a CDS encoding Gfo/Idh/MocA family protein — MKKLRWGMIGGGLGSMIGPIHRYAARLDNVYDLVAGSFSQDINKSKQLGQTLGLNESRIYPDYQTMLEKEKSLPQEQRIEVISIVTPNHLHFPIAKSALENGFHIILEKPMTLNLEEAIILRDLAKEKNLLGYVLYTYAGYPMIKEMREQIRMGKIGAVRKVHVSFTQGWLSQFNEPSNKQASWRQNPNYAGTLGTMADIGIHAFHLIEYVTGLQTESLFAEINTCVPNRLLDDDGTILLRFSNGTKGSLLASQITIGDSANLIIQVVGEEGSLQWEHTNHHQLKYANLNAPIQIYEAGNNNPYLSEEALANCRLPAGHPEGMIEVFANHYYLFYLAIKNLGKQESELDYPDLDAGVRGMGFLGTVHLAMQKGSWVDLNLF, encoded by the coding sequence ATGAAAAAACTGCGCTGGGGAATGATTGGTGGTGGGTTGGGTTCAATGATTGGTCCAATCCATCGTTATGCTGCGAGATTAGATAATGTATATGATTTAGTTGCTGGTTCCTTTAGTCAAGATATTAATAAATCAAAACAATTAGGGCAAACCCTAGGCTTAAATGAATCAAGAATTTATCCAGATTACCAAACAATGTTAGAAAAAGAAAAAAGCTTACCACAAGAGCAACGGATTGAGGTTATTTCTATTGTTACACCTAATCATCTCCATTTTCCTATTGCAAAATCTGCACTAGAGAATGGCTTTCATATCATTTTAGAAAAACCAATGACCCTTAATTTAGAAGAAGCAATCATTTTAAGGGATTTAGCTAAAGAGAAAAATCTTTTGGGCTATGTTTTATACACTTATGCTGGTTACCCTATGATTAAGGAAATGCGTGAACAAATTAGAATGGGTAAAATAGGTGCAGTAAGAAAAGTACATGTGAGTTTTACTCAAGGCTGGTTAAGTCAATTTAATGAGCCAAGTAATAAACAGGCAAGTTGGCGGCAAAATCCTAATTATGCAGGGACATTAGGCACAATGGCTGATATTGGCATTCATGCGTTTCATTTAATAGAGTATGTTACCGGCTTACAAACGGAGTCCCTTTTTGCTGAAATTAATACCTGCGTGCCTAATCGATTATTAGATGATGATGGCACTATTTTATTACGATTTAGCAATGGTACTAAAGGTAGTTTGCTTGCCTCTCAAATAACCATTGGTGATAGCGCCAATTTAATCATTCAGGTAGTAGGCGAAGAAGGTAGCTTACAATGGGAACATACTAACCATCATCAATTAAAATACGCCAACTTAAATGCCCCAATACAAATTTATGAAGCAGGCAATAACAATCCCTATCTATCAGAAGAAGCTTTAGCCAACTGCCGTCTACCAGCCGGTCATCCTGAAGGAATGATTGAAGTTTTTGCTAATCATTACTATTTATTTTATTTAGCTATCAAAAATTTAGGAAAGCAAGAAAGCGAATTAGACTATCCAGATTTAGATGCAGGTGTGAGAGGTATGGGTTTTTTAGGAACCGTACATTTGGCAATGCAAAAAGGTAGTTGGGTAGATTTAAATTTGTTTTAG